The following proteins are co-located in the Ascochyta rabiei chromosome 8, complete sequence genome:
- a CDS encoding Tyrosinase: protein MFRYLDWSQVAEPQNPDSNKVFGSAIVDPNAGFGGNGDYIAPNNQTNPYNVTSSTGGGCDQDVLFVLTNFMLNFFARDCLRRDFNPSTMNTWADLKSVKDVLAQKDCMKCQG from the coding sequence ATGTTCAGGTATTTGGATTGGTCACAGGTTGCTGAGCCCCAGAACCCTGACTCGAATAAGGTCTTTGGCTCTGCTATTGTTGACCCTAACGCTGGTTTCGGCGGCAATGGTGACTACATTGCTCCAAACAACCAGACGAACCCGTATAACGTTACCAGCAGCACTGGTGGTGGATGCGACCAAGACGTTCTATTCGTACTGACTAACTTTATGCTTAACTTTTTCGCGAGAGATTGTCTGAGACGCGACTTCAATCCCAGCACCATGAACACCTGGGCCGATCTCAAATCAGTGAAAGACGTGCTTGCGCAGAAAGATTGTATGAAATGTCAGGGCTAA
- a CDS encoding Acetoacetate--CoA ligase, which produces MNGINGANGTSAGAKLLWRHPSPERTAMYRFLQKVNKTHGLRLSTYPELHQWSIDNIDPFWQSVWEFVGIRAQGQATRAVDPNAPMFPRPTFFEGATLNFAENLLFPTQQTEPDSPAIIAVTETTRETVSWKELRERVRQCQAGMKALGLQRGDRVAGYVANHTNALVAMLAATSLGAIWTAVSPDTGVHAVLERLRQIEPVILFADNAAFYNGRSHPVVPKVNEIAAGLPSLQAVVIFPTVSSVDVDPKSIDVALGKAYDYVSFTSLSKNTELTFEQLGPDHPVYILYSSGTTGAPKCIVHGAIGTLLQHKKEHIIHSSITPSSRLFYFTTCTWMMWHWLVSGLASGATLVLYDGSPFRYVDSNNPSTSVPDDLAMHRLIEEYGITHFGTSAKYLSVLEQKSVDPKAAGLALGKLEAIYSTGSPLAPSTFSYVYSAFPPSINLGSITGGTDIISLFGAPNPLIPVYEGEIQAAGLGMAIAAFDYTGEDISSTGEPGDLVCTKPFICQPVAFWGGEGAKKYQSSYFDKFTNKKGEQIWHHGDFVRFNPRTGGIWMLGRSDGILKPAGVRFGSAEIYNVVLEHFAEEVADALCIGRRRETDADETVVLFLKMAEGHRISNDLVLKIKNSVKNSLSARHVPAVVDECPEIPVTTNGKKVEGAVKQILCGLNVKTSASVANAECLDWYREWASSH; this is translated from the exons ATGAATGGTATAAACGGGGCCAATGGCACGTCAGCGGGAGCTAAGCTGTTGTGGAGGCACCCCTCCCCTGAGCGCACAGCAATGTATCGGTTCCTCCAGAAAGTGAACAAGACGCACGGACTGCGATTGTCAACATATCCTGAGCTTCACCAATGGAGCATTGACAATATCGATCCCTTTTGGCAGAGCGTTTGGGAGTTCGTCGGCATCAGGGCTCAAGGCCAAGCAACAAGA GCAGTAGATCCAAATGCACCAATGTTCCCTCGCCCTACCTTCTTTGAGGGTGCAACGTTGAACTTCGCCGAGAACTTACTCTTCCCTACCCAACAAACCGAACCAGATTCGCCTGCCATCATCGCCGTAACCGAGACAACGCGCGAAACAGTGTCATGGAAGGAGCTGAGGGAAAGAGTGAGACAGTGTCAGGCCGGAATGAAGGCCCTGGGGTTGCAGAGAGGTGATCGAGTTGCCGGCTATGTTGCAAATCACACGAATGCGCTTGTGGCTATGCTGGCTGCGACATCACTGGGAGCCATCTGGACAGCAGTCAGCCCAGACACAGGCGTACATGCGGTACTGGAACGATTGCGGCAGATCGAACCTGTTATACTCTTTGCAGACAACGCTGCTTTCTACAATGGTCGAAGCCACCCAGTAGTACCGAAGGTCAACGAAATTGCCGCCGGGTTACCTTCTCTGCAAGCAGTCGTGATCTTCCCTACTGTGTCCTCAGTCGATGTCGACCCCAAATCCATTGATGTGGCTTTGGGTAAAGCCTACGACTATGTTTCTTTCACGTCTTTGTCCAAAAATACAGAGCTCACCTTTGAGCAACTCGGCCCAGACCACCCAGTATACATCCTGTACTCTAGTGGGACTACTGGTGCACCGAAGTGTATTGTTCATGGAGCAATTGGGACACTTCTTCAACACAAGAAGGAGCATATCATTCACTCTTCGATTACACCCTCCTCACGACTGTTCTACTTCACGACTTGCACATGGATGATGTGGCACTGGCTCGTGTCTGGCCTTGCTTCAGGGGCGACGCTTGTGCTCTACGATGGTTCGCCCTTCCGTTACGTCGACAGCAACAACCCCTCAACCTCTGTCCCGGATGATCTTGCAATGCATCGCCTTATCGAAGAGTATGGCATTACACACTTTGGTACTTCAGCGAAGTACTTATCAGTTCTGGAGCAGAAGTCTGTTGATCCCAAAGCTGCCGGGCTTGCCCTGGGAAAACTGGAGGCAATCTACTCAACAGGTTCACCACTTGCTCCCTCGACATTTTCGTACGTTTATTCTGCTTTCCCACCTAGCATCAACCTCGGCAGTATCACAGGCGGCACAGACATCATCTCTCTTTTCGGTGCGCCGAATCCTCTGATACCCGTGTACGAAGGCGAGATCCAAGCTGCTGGGCTCGGCATGGCCATCGCTGCCTTCGATTACACGGGCGAAGATATATCATCGACTGGTGAGCCAGGTGATCTTGTATGCACAAAACCCTTTATTTGTCAGCCCGTGGCTTTCTGGGGTGGCGAAGGCGCCAAGAAGTACCAGAGCTCATACTTCGACAAGTTCACGAATAAGAAAGGAGAGCAGATCTGGCACCACGGCGACTTCGTACGCTTCAACCCTAGAACCGGTGGTATCTGGATGCTCGGACGGAGTGATGGTATTCTGAAGCCAGCTGGTGTTCGCTTTGGTTCAGCTGAGATTTACAACGTTGTGCTTGAGCATTTTGCCGAAGAAGTCGCGGATGCGCTATGCATTGGGCGGAGGAGAGAGACTGATGCGGATGAAACCGTGGTACTCTTTTTGAAGATGGCAGAGGGACATCGGATTTCGAACGACTTGGTATTGAAGATCAAGAACTCTGTCAAGAACTCGTTAAGTGCAAGGCACGTTCCTGCTGTTGTGGACGAGTGCCCTGAGATTCCAGTTACTACAAACGGGAAGAA GGTTGAGGGCGCGGTCAAACAGATACTTTGCGGTCTGAACGTGAAAACATCTGCAAGCGTCGCAAACGCAGAGTGTTTGGATTGGTACCGAGAGTGGGCCAGTTCACATTAG
- a CDS encoding Phosphoinositide phospholipase C, whose product MADLVSGISKLNPFSRTSKVDDEDKGEAIDANTVAGGGLASRKSHITKDSLRVSKALKEVLYKENVLSKGEAGMDSEQQSTALRELLDRSHIKVPPEVTDRSHPLPEYFISSSHNTYLMAHQLYGSSDASAYRIALHTGSRCCEIDAWDNDDNPEEPKVTHGYTLVSNIPFRTVCETIRDVVDMEIADGKDAAPIMISLENHCGAHGQLRLAWIMQEVFGQRLLSRAIREKGHLEQEGSGNHVTLAELKNKIVVIVEYHLPNEEDSSSDSDSSEDEEAKKAHQLYNQQKQECPQGVIIPELAELGVYAQSVKPVNNSWFEANLENAPHHQLINVSESGLKKHLPGNSPKIARHNAHHLMRVYPKGTRISSKNLQPAPFWGIGAQICALNWQTFGASMQLNEALFASSGGYVLKPPALRAGGNGNILTGRRKKLHLHVAGATDVPLPDDREHGDVKPYLSCTLIHPNDLNNMPPKRKTAGYKPSKMASLMHKATSPANDPVWNEVLDWEYEDSEMVFLRLLIKSDDSFARNPVFAVAAIRLMYAVPGWSFIRMLDLGGHETTCTLLVKFRFEDM is encoded by the exons ATGGCAGACCTAGTCTCAGGAATTTCGAAGCTGAACCCTTTCTCGAGGACATCGAAAGTTGACGATGAAGACAAGGGCGAGGCTATTGACGCCAATACCGTTGCTGGGGGCGGTCTTGCATCGCGAAAATCACATATCACCAAAGATAGTCTCCGTGTCAGCAAGGCGCTGAAAGAAGTTTTGTACAAAGAGAACGTGTTGTCAAAAGGAGAAGCTGGCATGGACTCAGAGCAGCAGTCGACGGCACTGAGGGAACTACTCGACAGAAGCCACATCAAGGTCCCACCGGAGGTCACTGACCGCAGCCATCCACTGCCGGAGTACTTCATCAGCTCCAGTCATAATACCTACTTGATGGCACACCAATTATATGGCTCGTCTGACGCTTCGGCGTACAGAATCGCTTTGCACACCGGGTCCCGCTGTTGCGAGATCGATGCGTGGGAC AACGACGACAATCCTGAGGAACCCAAAGTCACACATGGCTATACATTGGTATCTAACATCCCTTTCCGTACGGTGTGCGAGACCATCCGTGATGTTGTGGACATGGAGATTGCAGACGGAAAAGATGCTGCGCCAATCATGATTTCGCTTGAAAATCATTGTGGTGCCCATGGCCAACTTAGACTTGCGTGGATCATGCAGGAGGTATTCGGCCAACGACTGCTTAGCAGGGCCATCCGCGAAAAAGGCCACCTCGAACAAGAAGGATCAGGCAATCACGTCACTCTTGCAGAGCTCAAAAACAAGATTGTCGTCATTGTGGAATACCATCTGCCTAACGAAGAAGACAGCAGtagcgacagcgacagctCTGAGGACGAGGAGGCAAAGAAAGCGCATCAACTGTACAACCAGCAGAAACAAGAATGCCCTCAAGGCGTCATCATCCCTGAGCTTGCCGAGCTTGGCGTGTACGCTCAGTCTGTGAAGCCGGTGAACAACTCATGGTTTGAGGCGAACCTTGAGAACGCACCGCATCACCAGCTCATCAACGTTTCGGAGTCAGGGCTTAAGAAGCATCTTCCAGGAAACAGTCCCAAGATTGCGCGACACAATGCCCACCATCTCATGCGTGTCTACCCAAAAGGTACCCGCATCTCTTCGAAAAATCTCCAACCAGCGCCTTTCTGGGGCATCGGCGCACAGATCTGTGCCTTGAACTGGCAGACTTTTGGCGCCAGCATGCAACTCAATGAAGCCCTTTTCGCTAGTTCAGGCGGCTATGTCCTGAAGCCTCCAGCTCTACGCGCTGGCGGCAACGGCAACATCTTGACCGGTAGACGCAAAAAGCTCCATCTACACGTTGCCGGCGCCACCGACGTCCCTCTACCAGACGACCGTGAACATGGCGACGTAAAGCCGTATCTTTCCTGTACACTCATACACCCCAATGATTTAAACAACATGCCGCCCAAGCGCAAGACCGCTGGTTACAAACCTTCCAAGATGGCCAGCTTGATGCACAAAGCGACATCGCCTGCCAATGATCCAGTCTGGAATGAAGTGCTTGACTGGGAATACGAGGATAGCGAAATGGTATTTTTGAGGCTACTCATCAAAAGCGATGATAGCTTTGCTCGCAACCCTGTCTTTGCCGTGGCAGCTATAAGGCTGATGTACGCTGTGCCCGGGTGGAGCTTCATTCGCATGCTGGACCTGGGTGGTCATGAGACTACTTGCACGTTACTTGTCAAGTTCCGTTTCGAGGACATGTAG
- a CDS encoding Unsaturated rhamnogalacturonyl hydrolase: MKSALVSTVALVSAAVASAKITLPNGWFKIPPKEKIESGKLNGKPRYLTWMADSQIKHGVEPTFAYTVSAYLSGILLAYDRTGDEKYRDYVKRHADTVLYPAWNGEILLHNNSNSIDDIRFGHTFLDMYNITGGEEIYKIAADSLKDQIDRSFRTPDGGFYHRYPAYIDQMWLDGIYMLDVFYARWTHEFQPDNTTAWDDIALQFDLINAGTTVDRERTNGLPVHGFDVSKKAIWANPDTGAAPHVWGRAVGWYIMALVDTLDYFPEKHEGRARLIEYLQAVADAIVAAQDSRYKGWYNIMDPGLERRSGNYIESSGSAMFVYGLLKGVRLGYLEDKKYLDAALSGYELMTETFAEKRKGDGALVWEWTVQTGSLSSNGTFEYYASMPLFENDLKGVAPFLFSSYEYELYVESQQ, encoded by the exons ATGAAGTCGGCTCTAGTCAGCACCGTAGCACTTGTCAGCGCCGCGGTAGCATCAGCCAAAATCACCTTGCCCAATGGCTGGTTCAAGATCCCACCCAAAGAGAAGATCGAGTCAGGCAAGCTGAACGGCAAACCACGATACCTGACCTGGATGGCCGATTCTCAAATCAAGCATGGCGTTGAACCAACCTTTGCGTACACGGTATCAGCCTACCTCTCCGGCATTCTTCTTGCGTACGATAGGACAGGCGACGAAAAGTACCGCGACTATGTCAAACGCCATGCAGACACTGTACTGTACCCTGCCTGGAACGGTGAGATTCTGCTtcacaacaacagcaactcCATTGACGACATTCGCTTCGGTCACACCTTCCTGGACATGTACAACATCACAGGCGGAGAAGAGATTTACAAGATTGCTGCCGACAGTCTTAAAGACCAGATCGATCGTTCTTTCCGTACACCGGACGGAGGTTTCTACCATCGTTACCCAGCGTACATCGATCAGATGTGGTTAGACGGTATCTACATGCTCGACGTATTCTACGCACGCTGGACTCATGAGTTCCAACCGGACAACACGACAGCTTGGGACGACATAGCACTACAGTTCGATCTTATCAACGCCGGCACTACCGTCGATCGTGAGCGTACAAATGGCCTCCCGGTCCACGGCTTTGATGTTAGCAAAAAGGCTATCTGGGCTAATCCTGATACCGGTGCTGCACCACACGTCTGGGGTCGTGCTGTTGGATGGTACATTATGGCACTCGTTGACACCCTTGACTACTTTCCAGAGAAGCACGAAGGACGTGCAAGACTGATCGAGTACCTCCAGGCTGTTGCTGATGCTATTGTCGCAGCTCAAGACTCGAGGTATAAGGGCTGGTACAACATCATGGATCCAGGGCTTGAGAGACGTTCGGGTAACTACATTGAGAGCTCGGGTTCTGCTATGTTCGTGTACGGTCTTCTGAAAGGTGTACGACTTGGATATCTTGAGGATAAAAAGTACCTTGATGCCGCGCTCAGTGGGTATGAGCTCATGACCGAGACTTTTGCTGAGAAGCGCAAGGGTGATGGCGCACTCGTGTGGGAGTGGACTGTTCAGACTGGTAGTCTGAGTTCCAATGGTACCTTTGAG tacTACGCAAGCATGCCTTTGTTCGAAAATGATTTGAAAGGCGTTGCACCCTTCCTCTTTTCCAGTTATGAGTATGAGCTGTACGTTGAAAGTCAACAGTGA
- a CDS encoding uracil permease, which produces MATTAKKSKAAHYAQRFAVESEPGLTTAQLMLYNHDLAPVEPERRQWGAWNFVGFWVADSFNINTWMISGSNIADGLSWWQSWICVWLGYSIAACFVCMTGRIGATYHISFPVVNRSSFGVWGALWPVFNRAAMACIWYGVQGWIGGTCVYLMIRAIWSNWRDEDANGGIKNGISSSGTSTVHFVSFFFFWLGSLPFLWPSVHKIRHLFTVKAYVVPTAGIAFFIWSIVRAKGLGPIVHQTGSKSGSELGWLMVRGIMSAIANFATLIVNDPDFARFAHKPSDAFLPQLITIPVGFAITSFIGIIVSSSSTVIFGGDPIWNPLDLLTKFLEEGGSAQRFGVFVIAAAFALAQLGTNIAANSISAGTDMTALLPRWISIRRGSYVCALVGLVMCPWNLLSDTNSFTTYLSAYSVFLSSIAGVMICDYYIVRKGYLQIKDLYSGRKTGPYYYTLGFHWRGYAAYIAGILINVVGFAGAVGRDVPVGAKRIYDLNFFAGFLVASITYWALCKISPIPATSDVWCEVGDEITDMSVAYSDSEHDNYDEEAMHGGKGAAAKIGEAEAHSTF; this is translated from the exons ATGGCAACAACAGCCAAGAAGTCCAAGGCGGCCCACTATGCCCAGAGATTCGCTGTAGAGAGCGAGCCAGGTCTCACCACCGCCCAACTCATGCTGTACAACCACGATCTTGCACCTGTCGAGCCTGAACGCCGCCAGTGGG GTGCATGGAACTTCGTTGGTTTCTGGGTCGCCGACTCCTTCAACATCAACACATGGATGATCTCAGGGAGTAACATCGCCGATGGACTATCGTGGTGGCAGTCCTGGATCTGTGTCTGGCTCGGTTACTCCATCGCTGCGTGCTTCGTTTGCATGACCGGGCGCATTGGTGCTACGTACCACATCTCGTTCCCCGTCGTCAACCGCTCCTCTTTCGGTGTCTGGGGAGCGCTATGGCCCGTCTTCAATCGCGCAGCCATGGCCTGTATTTGGTACGGTGTACAAGGATGGATTGGAGGTACCTGCGTCTACCTCATGATTCGAGCCATCTGGAGCAACTGGCGTGATGAGGATGCGAACGGCGGCATCAAGAACGGCATCTCCAGTTCTGGCACATCCACCGTCCACTTTGTCTCGTTCTTTTTCTTCTGGCTTGGATCCCTCCCGTTTCTCTGGCCTTCGGTTCACAAGATCCGTCATCTGTTTACCGTCAAGGCGTATGTTGTGCCCACCGCTGGCATTGCCTTCTTCATCTGGTCGATCGTTCGCGCCAAAGGCCTCGGTCCCATTGTGCATCAGACTGGCTCCAAGTCCGGCTCTGAGCTCGGTTGGCTCATGGTTCGTGGCATTATGTCTGCCATTGCCAACTTTGCTACTTTGATCGTCAACGACCCTGATTTCGCCCGTTTCGCCCACAAGCCCTCTGACGCCTTCCTTCCACAGCTCATCACTATTCCTGTTGGTTTCGCCATCACCTCGTTCATTGGTATCATAGTATCGTCCTCTTCCACCGTCATCTTTGGCGGTGACCCTATCTGGAACCCTCTCGATCTTCTCACAAAGTTCCTCGAGGAAGGTGGCTCCGCGCAACGCTTTGGAGTTTTTGTAATCGCCGCGGCCTTTGCGCTCGCCCAGCTCGGAACCAACATTGCCGCCAACTCCATCTCCGCTGGAACAGACATGACTGCCCTGCTCCCACGCTGGATCTCTATCCGCCGCGGATCCTACGTCTGCGCGCTCGTTGGCCTCGTCATGTGCCCCTGGAACCTTCTCAGTGATACAAACAGCTTCACTAcctacctctctgcctactCTGTGTTCCTATCCTCCATTGCGGGTGTCATGATCTGCGACTACTATATCGTCCGCAAGGGATATCTTCAAATTAAGGACTTGTACTCCGGCAGAAAGACGGgaccctactactacacactCGGTTTCCACTGGCGCGGATACGCCGCCTACATTGCCGGTATCCTCATTAACGTCGTTGGGTTCGCAGGCGCGGTCGGCCGCGATGTACCTGTTGGAGCGAAACGCATCTACGATTTGAACTTCTTCGCCGGCTTCCTAGTCGCGAGCATCACATACTGGGCGCTCTGCAAGATCAGCCCGATTCCAGCCACCAGCGACGTCTGGTGCGAAGTCGGCGACGAGATCACCGATATGTCTGTCGCTTACAGTGATTCGGAACACGACAACTACGACGAGGAAGCGATGCATGGCGGGAAAGGTGCAGCCGCTAAGATTGGGGAGGCGGAAGCGCACTCCACTTTCTAG
- a CDS encoding Mitochondrial inner membrane organizing system component, which translates to MSDAPSQPIAPIPRTTRPMSEALLNEKWDRCLSSMLIRSGLGLSFGIVFSVLLFKRRAWPATVGLGFGAGRAWEECDNSFKRAASPAKDGLRVVRP; encoded by the exons ATGTCCGACGCTCCCTCCCAGCCCATTGCGCCCATCCCGCGCACCACGCGCCCCATGAGCGAGGCGCTGCTCAACGAGAAG TGGGACCGCTGCCTCTCGTCCATGCTCATCCGCTCCGGGCTCGGTCTGTCCTTCGGCATCGTCTTCTCCGTCCTGCTCTTCAAGCGCCGCGCATGGCCCGCCACCGTCGGTCTCGGATTCGGTGCCGGACGTGCATGGGAGGAGTGCGACAAC TCATTCAAGCGCGCAGCATCGCCTGCCAAGGACGGTCTGCGCGTCGTCAGGCCGTAA